One genomic segment of Kineosporia sp. NBRC 101731 includes these proteins:
- a CDS encoding patatin family protein has protein sequence MTSFNVIFLRGLLKLGEHLTLMTREEDPTHKPALVVQGGGMRGIYSIGALAALEDAGLRDAFSVVVGSSAGAINSAYFLAGQANDGLHIYLDHLCSKRFINTRRLWRVVDVDYLIDDVMRTRMPLNFEALKAASADLHIVLTDAETGEAHVVNADDGHDLHEVMRATAALPALYNKRVLVGNRRYIDGGIVAPVPVDQAFAAGATSALVVMTRSFDFQQNDLSAPMRMLGVLLARGHAPFVKENISRPSEPYAQLLARLKVEKSLTWRSTWTVAPEAMPVDRTKTDSAVLRHTAELGRADMVAMLQEEYRPVTTP, from the coding sequence ATGACATCTTTCAATGTCATCTTCCTGAGGGGCCTTTTGAAACTCGGCGAACACCTGACCCTCATGACTCGCGAGGAAGACCCGACCCATAAGCCCGCTCTGGTGGTTCAAGGCGGCGGGATGCGCGGAATCTACTCGATCGGTGCACTGGCGGCGCTTGAGGACGCGGGTCTGCGGGATGCGTTCTCGGTGGTCGTCGGTAGCAGTGCCGGGGCGATCAACAGTGCGTATTTCCTTGCCGGGCAAGCCAACGACGGCCTGCACATCTATCTCGACCATTTGTGCAGCAAGCGGTTCATCAACACCCGGCGACTGTGGCGGGTGGTGGACGTCGACTATCTGATCGACGACGTGATGCGCACCCGGATGCCACTGAATTTCGAGGCCCTGAAAGCAGCTTCCGCCGATTTGCACATTGTGCTCACCGACGCCGAGACCGGTGAGGCCCATGTCGTGAACGCGGACGACGGACACGACCTGCACGAGGTGATGCGGGCCACCGCCGCCCTGCCTGCCCTCTACAACAAGCGCGTCCTCGTCGGGAACCGCCGCTACATCGACGGCGGCATCGTCGCTCCCGTCCCCGTCGACCAGGCCTTCGCCGCCGGGGCCACCAGCGCTCTCGTCGTGATGACCAGGTCGTTCGACTTCCAGCAGAACGACCTCAGCGCGCCCATGCGCATGCTCGGCGTACTGCTGGCCCGGGGTCACGCACCGTTCGTGAAGGAGAACATCAGCCGCCCCAGTGAGCCGTACGCCCAGCTGCTCGCCCGGCTGAAGGTGGAGAAATCACTGACGTGGCGTTCGACGTGGACCGTGGCGCCGGAAGCCATGCCGGTGGACCGGACGAAGACCGACTCGGCCGTGCTGCGACACACGGCCGAGCTGGGGCGGGCCGACATGGTGGCGATGCTGCAGGAGGAGTACCGACCCGTGACAACGCCCTGA
- a CDS encoding dienelactone hydrolase family protein, with product MTTTTAACRIPAGRVELGADILFPDQYPAQSPDGVVLFANGGDISRFSPRHRSVASELNRRGLAAVLVDLLTDEEDQADGQTSEYRFDIGLLTERLISVVDWAVSEPSLAGMPLGTFGTSTGAAAALGAAAYRPSAVRAVVSRGGRPDLAGPALDSVTAPTLLIVGSNDVTVLELNQQAQNVMRAPSMLYLIPGAGHHFTEPGKLEQASALGGAWFERHLADGNPDGGMDGS from the coding sequence ATGACCACGACGACAGCTGCCTGCCGCATCCCGGCCGGCCGGGTCGAGCTCGGTGCGGACATTCTCTTCCCCGATCAGTACCCGGCGCAGAGCCCTGACGGCGTAGTGCTTTTCGCCAACGGCGGCGACATCTCGAGGTTCAGCCCCCGTCACCGGTCGGTGGCCTCGGAGCTCAACCGGCGGGGCCTGGCGGCCGTGCTGGTCGATCTACTCACCGACGAGGAGGACCAGGCCGACGGCCAGACCTCGGAGTACCGCTTCGACATCGGGCTCCTCACCGAGAGACTGATCTCGGTCGTCGACTGGGCCGTGAGCGAACCATCCTTGGCCGGAATGCCTTTGGGGACGTTCGGCACGAGTACCGGCGCGGCTGCGGCTCTGGGGGCGGCGGCCTACCGGCCGTCGGCGGTGCGGGCCGTGGTCTCGCGCGGCGGGCGGCCCGACCTGGCCGGCCCGGCGCTGGACTCGGTCACCGCCCCGACCCTGCTGATCGTCGGGAGCAACGACGTGACCGTGCTGGAACTGAACCAGCAGGCGCAGAACGTGATGCGGGCGCCCAGCATGCTCTACCTGATACCCGGCGCCGGGCACCACTTCACCGAGCCCGGAAAACTGGAACAGGCCTCAGCCCTGGGCGGTGCCTGGTTCGAGCGGCACCTGGCTGACGGTAACCCGGACGGGGGTATGGACGGGAGCTGA
- a CDS encoding methyltransferase domain-containing protein — translation MTSRATYTHGHAESVLRSHRSRTVENSAGYLVPHLRAGQEVLDIGSGPGTITVDLARRVAPGRLTAVERTEDALAHTRAEVQRSGSGTVDLVVGDVHELPLPSDSFDVVHAHQVLQHVGDPVQALREMIRVCRPGGVVAVRDADYSGFIWYPELPGLDQWRTMYLTTARANGGEPDAGRHLLAWAHAAGATNVTVSSSNWCYAEPVTRGWWGGMWADRITGSAITEQLLAGGHASADDLETVAAAWREWAAHEDGWISIPHGELLIHVPA, via the coding sequence ATGACTTCTCGAGCCACCTACACCCATGGGCATGCCGAGAGCGTGCTCCGGTCGCACCGCAGTCGCACGGTGGAGAACTCCGCCGGCTACCTGGTGCCGCATCTTCGGGCCGGTCAGGAGGTTCTCGACATCGGCAGTGGGCCGGGCACGATCACGGTCGATCTCGCGCGGCGGGTCGCTCCCGGTCGGCTGACGGCGGTCGAGAGAACGGAGGACGCATTGGCTCACACGCGCGCGGAGGTTCAGCGAAGCGGTAGTGGGACAGTGGATCTGGTGGTCGGGGACGTGCACGAGCTGCCGCTCCCGTCCGACTCCTTCGACGTGGTGCACGCCCATCAGGTCCTGCAGCACGTGGGAGATCCGGTGCAGGCTTTGCGCGAGATGATCCGCGTCTGCCGGCCGGGTGGGGTGGTCGCGGTGCGCGATGCGGATTACAGCGGCTTCATCTGGTACCCGGAACTGCCGGGACTCGACCAATGGCGGACGATGTACCTCACCACTGCGCGCGCCAACGGCGGCGAACCCGACGCCGGGCGGCACCTTCTTGCCTGGGCGCACGCGGCCGGGGCCACGAATGTCACGGTGTCGTCATCGAACTGGTGTTACGCCGAGCCCGTGACCCGTGGTTGGTGGGGCGGTATGTGGGCCGACCGCATCACCGGTTCGGCCATCACCGAGCAACTGCTGGCCGGTGGGCACGCCTCGGCGGACGACCTCGAGACGGTCGCCGCGGCCTGGCGGGAATGGGCCGCCCACGAAGACGGCTGGATCAGCATCCCGCACGGCGAGCTGCTGATCCACGTTCCGGCGTAA
- a CDS encoding ROK family protein codes for MTQTEGIRTPASWVVVGLDNGGTTDNATVLDATGSFLVDQLVEIPSRVLDGPELAVEALADSFENIIRITNTPLTLVRAVGLDTPGPASATGIISSKGATNFSQVSWHGFDIRAALERRLGLPVVYNNDANAAALYAHHRYFGPEEAMQKSSVAGIVGTGFGGGVVDNGRVIKGAAGMAGELGHVQLPVQDILEDGQPIPRCNCGFLGDVESFASLTGIKNNLLPYWLPQFPGHPLADEPIDRAAKMLRGYGEKEDPLALAVFGQQAKAMGKLFTIAANFTDPDVYFIGGGVVEADPSFRQWFLNTVRESTQLRAEQLAAASFELVPDRDMAGARGAAVAAFDAVMAEVPKTP; via the coding sequence GTGACGCAGACGGAGGGTATTCGCACACCAGCTTCATGGGTCGTCGTCGGGCTCGACAACGGGGGCACCACTGACAATGCCACCGTTCTCGACGCGACCGGCAGCTTCCTGGTGGACCAGCTGGTCGAGATCCCGAGCCGCGTGCTCGACGGGCCGGAGCTGGCCGTCGAGGCGCTGGCAGACTCGTTCGAGAACATCATCCGCATCACCAACACACCCTTGACCCTGGTGCGGGCGGTCGGTCTGGACACCCCCGGGCCGGCTAGTGCCACGGGGATCATCTCCAGCAAGGGTGCGACCAACTTCTCGCAGGTCAGCTGGCACGGCTTCGACATCCGCGCAGCCCTGGAGCGCAGGCTCGGGCTGCCGGTGGTCTACAACAACGATGCCAATGCCGCCGCCCTGTACGCCCACCACCGGTACTTCGGGCCCGAGGAGGCGATGCAGAAGTCGTCCGTCGCCGGCATTGTCGGCACCGGCTTCGGCGGGGGCGTGGTCGACAACGGGCGCGTGATCAAGGGTGCCGCCGGGATGGCCGGCGAACTGGGGCACGTGCAGCTGCCCGTGCAGGACATCCTCGAGGACGGTCAGCCCATCCCGCGGTGCAACTGCGGATTTCTGGGTGATGTCGAAAGCTTCGCCTCCCTGACCGGCATCAAGAACAATCTGCTGCCTTACTGGCTGCCCCAGTTCCCCGGGCACCCGCTCGCCGACGAGCCCATCGACCGCGCGGCCAAGATGCTGCGCGGCTACGGCGAGAAGGAAGATCCGCTGGCCCTGGCCGTCTTCGGGCAGCAGGCCAAGGCCATGGGCAAGCTCTTCACCATCGCCGCGAACTTCACCGACCCCGACGTCTACTTCATCGGCGGGGGAGTGGTGGAGGCGGACCCCTCGTTCCGGCAGTGGTTCCTCAACACCGTGCGCGAGTCGACCCAGCTGCGGGCGGAGCAGCTCGCTGCGGCCTCGTTCGAACTCGTGCCCGACCGCGACATGGCCGGTGCCCGCGGTGCGGCCGTGGCGGCGTTCGATGCGGTGATGGCCGAAGTTCCCAAAACTCCGTAG
- a CDS encoding GNAT family N-acetyltransferase: protein MTITWRRVTEDDFPLLRAWLAEPLVKRWWNHETTAEAVERDFGASARGEEPNQDWLALLDHDPFGLIQRSAFADYPEYRDPLARITQVPPGAMSLDYFVATSTLRGQGLGVRMISSMVAKTWADHPGAPCIIVPVAAGNRRSWRALEKSGFTRVAEGDLEPDNPIDPPHHVVYRLDRPA from the coding sequence ATGACGATCACGTGGCGCCGCGTCACCGAGGACGACTTCCCTCTGCTGCGTGCGTGGCTGGCCGAACCACTGGTGAAGCGCTGGTGGAACCACGAGACCACCGCCGAGGCGGTCGAACGCGACTTCGGCGCATCGGCCCGCGGCGAGGAGCCCAACCAGGACTGGCTGGCCCTCCTGGACCATGACCCGTTCGGCCTGATCCAGCGCTCGGCGTTCGCTGACTACCCCGAGTACCGTGACCCGCTCGCCCGGATCACGCAGGTCCCGCCCGGTGCGATGAGCCTGGACTACTTCGTCGCCACCTCCACCCTGCGCGGACAGGGCCTGGGCGTACGAATGATCTCGTCGATGGTCGCCAAGACCTGGGCCGACCACCCGGGCGCGCCCTGCATCATCGTCCCTGTCGCCGCCGGGAACCGCCGTTCCTGGCGGGCTCTGGAGAAGTCCGGGTTCACCCGGGTGGCTGAGGGCGACCTGGAGCCTGACAACCCGATCGACCCGCCCCACCACGTCGTGTACCGGCTCGACCGGCCTGCCTGA